The Eubacterium maltosivorans genome includes the window CTACCAGGGTATCTAATCCTGTTCGCTCCCCACGCTTTCGCACCTCAGCGTCAGTATTTGTCCAGCAAGCCGCCTTCGCCACTGGTGTTCCTCCTAATATCTACGCATTTCACCGCTACACTAGGAATTCCACTTGCCTCTCCAATACTCAAGTCTGACAGTTTCAAATGCACGTCACCGGTTGAGCCGGTACCTTTCACATCTGACTTATCAGACCGCCTACGCGCCCTTTACGCCCAGTCATTCCGGACAACGCTTGTCCCCTACGTATTACCGCGGCTGCTGGCACGTAGTTAGCCGGGACTTCCTCATTGGGTACCGTCATGTTTTCTTCCCCAATAACAGAGCTTTACGATCCGAAAACCTTCTTCACTCACGCGGTATTGCTGCGTCAGGGTTGCCCCCATTGCGCAATATTCCCCACTGCTGCCTCCCGTAGGAGTCTGGACCGTGTCTCAGTTCCAGTGTGACCGTTCGCCCTCTCAGACCGGTTACCCATCGTCGCCTTGGTGGGCTGTTATCTCACCAACTAGCTAATGGGACGCGGGTCCATCCTATGGCACCGGAGTTTTCATGAAATGACCATGCGATCTCTCCATAATATAAGGCTTTACTCCCAGTTTCCCGAGGCTATTCCTTTCCATAGGGCAGGTTACCCACGCGTTACTCACCCGTTCGCCACTTTCCAATCACTTATTCCCCCGAAGGTTCTTAACTGATCTTCTCGTTCGACTTGCATGTGTTAAGCATACCGCCAGCGTTCGTCCTGAGCCAGGATCAAACTCTCAATAAAAAGTTTATCGTTTGCCTTTCGGCTTCTTGATCTGGTTCATGTGATGATTTTTTTGAAGTGTTCATCGCACTTGCGTTTTTTATCCTTTGCTGATTTCCATCAGCTGGAATTTCAGGTTTTATGGTACTATTCTCTTTTCTATGACCCTTTTTCCAAAATATATTTCTTTTCGGAAAATTATATGTTTTCCCGCAAGTACTTTTCTCGCGAGAGAACTTTTATAGTATACCATCAAGCACCTTCGTCTGTCAAGCATTTTCTGAAATTTATTTTTAAATTTCATTTTGTCGAAACTTTAAAAGCGTTGTGGCTGCTGCTCTCTCAAGACAGCTTAATTATTATAGCGCTCGTCGCTCTTACTGTCAAGCACTTTTTTAATCTTTTTTACATCTTTTATTTTCATTGAAAATAAAAGGCATAAAAAAGCCCCGCGATGTCCTATCCTCCCAGGCAGTTGCCCGCCAAGTACTTTCAGCGCTAAAGGGCTTTACTTCTGTGTTCGGTATGTAAACAGGTGTTTCCCCTTTGCCATCATCACGAGACTTTTATTATTATAGTTTTATAATACGCTTTTGTCAAGCACTTTTTTTGTTTTTTCAATTTATATTTTAAAACGATAACCTGCTCCCCAAACGGTCTCGATATAATGCGGCTCACGGTTGTCTATTTCAATTTTTTCGCGAAGCCGGTTCACATGAACGGTGACTGTCGTGGTATCTCCCACTGCATCCAGTCCCCACACTCTCTCAAACAAAGTTTCTTTATTAAAAACAATGTTGGGATTTTCTGCCATAAACAAAAGAAGATCAAATTCCCTGTTAGTCAGGGTTACTTCCTTTTCTCTAAGATAAACCCTTCTGGCGTCCTTATCAATTTGAAGGCGGTTTATTTCTATTATATGGTGCCGCTCTCTTTTTTCCTGGCTGGTCAGCCGCTCAAACCTGGCAATATGCGCCTTAACACGGGCTACCAGCTCCGCAGGGCTGAAAGGTTTGACCATATAGTCATCAGCGCCTAAACCGAGTCCTCTTACTTTATCGACATCATCTCTTTTGGCTGAGACCATTATAATCGGAGTTTCCTTTTCTTCACGGATGCTCCTGCAAATTGTAAAGCCGTCTATACCAGGCAGCATTAAATCCAATACAATCAAATCAAAGTCATCATTCACAGCAGATGAAAGTCCGGTGCCGCCATCGGCCGCAAGTTCTACCCGGAAACCGTTAATTTCCAGGTAGTCTCGTTCCAGCTCTGCGATTTTCAGATCGTCTTCTATAATCAGAATTTTTTTCATTTTAATCCTCCGCTATCGGCAGCACTATAACTATCGCCAGCCCACCCAGTTTTGAAGCCTCTGCATAGATTCTCCCGCTAAAGCCCTCAATAATCTCACGGGCAACAGAAAGCCCTAACCCGCTGCCTTTTTTCAAGCTGCTTCTGGCAGGATCTGTCCGATAAAAGCTGTCAAAAATTTTTTCGAGCGCTTCCTGCTCCACGCCTGGTCCGTTATCTTCAAAGCGCAGCACCACTTTTTCTGCTTCTTCGGCCAGGGTTATTGTTATTTTCACATTTTTTTCTTCGGCGTATTTGAGACTGTTTTCAAGTAAATTCCAGAGCACCCGCCCAAACTGTGTCTGGTCAATACTCACAAACTTTTTGTCTTTTAGCTGATTATCCAATTGAATCTCCACTGAACGTCCCTGTATCTTTAAACCTGCCTCTGCACAAAAATCTGTAAGATACGCTTTTATCGGGATACTTTCCATTTGAAAATCCATTTTACCCATATCCAGCTTAGAAAACAGAAAGAGATTATCTACAAGCCCCTCCATATCACAGGCAGTATCGTAAATGGTTCGCAGATAATGCTTTTGCTTTTCCGGGGTGTTGGCTACACCGTCCAAAAGACCTCCGGCATACCCTTTAATGGAGGTAAGCGGCGTTGACAGGTCGTGGGATATTCCTGCAATCAATTCTTTTCTGGAGCTCTCATAACGCTGCTGCAGCTCAACGGACTCCTTAAGGCGAATCCGCATTTCTTCAAAATCATCACACACTTCGCCAAGCTCATCTTTACTGTAGACCTCTACCGGATGGTCCAGTACGCCGTCTCGAATCTCCCGGGCGCCGTCTCGGATACTTTTAATGGGATAGATCATGGTTTTGTAAAGCTTCCCCGCCAATACCAGTCCAGTCAGCACTACGATGACCACCGCAATACCCGCGACCACTGCCGCGCTGATTTTAATGATGAGCTTGATCTTATCCCAGTTATCCCAGATCGCGTATGAGGAGCTTTCTTCAAAATCCATCTCACTGCTGACAACGAGCAGACGTATTTTCTCACCAGTCTGGTTGGTAACTGGCATGAGGTACACGAGTCCCCGGTCATTCCGAAGAAACAACGGCTGATTTTCGAGATCTGTAGCCCCTGCGATTTCCCTGGCCTCCGTCTCGATTTCATCGACGGTGACACCATCGGTGAGATAAGGCAGCTCTCCCCCGGTTACAGCGATTGATGCTCCAAGCTTTTCCAAAGCATTCGTCAAAGCGGTCAGATCGTTCCCATCCTCTTTATCCTTTCCTGAAATTTTCTCACACATGGAATCAAAGGCCAGCTGTAACTGATAGGTCGACACAGTGCCGTCTACCTTAAACAGCATATTGGCCTGGTTTTCCGGAAGCATGATCATCAGAAGACCAAACACTGTACCGCCGATAATGATCAGAATTAAAACAACCGGAATGACAATCATCATTATATTGGAGAGAATCAGCTTTTTTCGTATGGACCAGTCTCTCAGCCCCATGCTCTGCCTCCTTAATTTTTAAAATGCAATATCGGTTTGGTGGCGTTCTACTTCAAACCGCTCTATGACCACCCGCTCGAAATCATCCTGCATATCAATGATGCCTGCTTTTTCTTTGGCGATCTCTACCTGCTGCTCAACTGTTTCAATACCTGGCAGATTCGGCAGCAGCAAAGCGCGGTTCACCCCCTTTTCCACGATAATACCGTAACGATACGGGTCCAGCTCGTTTAAAGCCTCAATATATTCCGGTCTTCCCAAAATATCCACAGAGATTTCCAGTTGATAAAGCTCCTGGGGCTCAACGGGCAGAAAACGCGGGTCATAGGCACAGGCTTCGATGGCATTGCGCACAATTTCTTCCGCGATATTTTCTGTTACGGCCTGGGATGTTCCCATACAGCCCCGCAGCTCACCGGCTTTATAGATAGAGACAAAAACACCGCCCTGCTGATTTTCAAGGGCTGTCTTTGCTTTCTGATCTTTCACCTCATCCAGATATTGTTTCCAGTCAAATTTGCGTCCTTCCTCTACCCAGGTATCAATGGTCAGACGCGCCAGCGCCAGATAAGCGTCCTCTGCCTTTAGTCTTTTCTCATGCTGTCTGACCATGTCCTGCTCGTATCGGGTAATAAGGCTTTCGTTAATCGGGTCTTTTTCCTCTAAAGCAAAATCGATGAAGGCGCTCAGGTAGCCGACGCCAAAAGGCCCTTCATAAGAAAAGAGTCTCGAGTGGGTTTTTATGCTGTCGGTTGCCCCAAGAGCCATAACGATCGGACGGAGTCCACATTGACTGGCAGGCTCATAAATTTTAGGCGACAAGGTTAAGATGGAATAGTAATCCTTCCGCTCTATCCCCTGGGTGACCCTTTCGTCAAACACCGGGCCCATGGCATTAAAATGGTAAGGTCCTTCATCTTTAAGGCAATGGGACAAGTCCGCGCTGGCCAGGATCAGCGTATCCTTCCCGTAGGCTTCGATGGCTTCACGCAGAACGCGTCCGGTTCTGAAAAGCTCAATGAGACTGAGTTCTCCAATGGTAAGGTGAACCAGCTTGTAATCCTGATAATACTTTTCGATATAATAAAGCGGAACCATACAACCATGATCCAGTTTCCGCTCAATGTCGAATTCTTCAGCTGTTTTCTGGTTTAAAAAAATGCTCTGACAGTCTGACTGAGCAAATCGGCGGTTCATTTCCTCCAGAAGCCCCATATCACATCGTTTTTCCAGTCGGATTTCCGGTGCGCCGTACGCTGCCATATCTCCTTCAAGCTTGGTTTCATAAATGACACTGACACCATCCTGAAACACATTTCCATGAGGTGTAATACAAATAATCACTTTTGGTTTGATTTCTGCTATCTTTAACGCCAGATCACGCATTCCGCGTATAGTCTTTTCTGCCATCAGTTCTCTGCCGCCGCCAATCTCAGGTATAATCACCGGCGGATGTGACGCGATTCCGATTCCTTTTAAATACATATAATACTTCTCCTTCTATATTATTTTATGAATTTTCTTTATTTATAAAAACATTATAACCAACCCGTCACTTCCTCACAACTCTTTATTTTTATCAAGGAATTTTAATGCTGTTTATGGTAAAATAACTTTATTAAAATGACCAACAAGGAGGTTAAACCTTTTATGTCAGACATGTTGAACCATTACTGCTGCGGACGTGAAGCACTGAACACGCTTCCGGAACACAGCGCCATGAACGCCATTATCCTTAACCATTACGACGCATATCGTCTGGGTACTCAGGGCCCGGACTTCTTTTATTACCACCATCCTATGCCCTGGAAAGGCACAAAGCCTTTGCACCGCTATGGTAATCTCATCCACAAGAAAAGGGTCGACGCCTTTTTTTACTATGGCTTTAAGTACGCCTTTACCAATGAGCGGGACCGGGATATTATTCTGAGCTATCTTGCCGGCTTCAGCTGTCATCACTCCCTGGACGTAGCCACCCATCCATATATCTTTTATAAAACCGGTCATTGCGACAGCACGGTTCCCGGAAGCCGAATCTATTCTTATTACCATAAATACTTTGAGGTTCTCCTGGATGTTGCCCATTACCAGTATGAATATCAGAAGCTTGGCTGCTTCTTTCCCCTCGAAAAGCTTTTTACACCCAGTCCAAGAACGCTCAACGCACTGGAACAGTTTTTCACTTTTATTATGAAATATATTTATGGCGAAACCACGCCCCGAGACTGCATAAAAGACACAGTAGCAGATACTGCCCAGCTGGCCAGACTCTTCTCTGACCCCAAAAACCGGAAAAAGCATTTCCTTCAGCCCATCGAAAAACTGATCCAGGAAGAACGGCTGGTAACACGAGTCTTTTACCCACTGTATACAAATGAATATCTTGTGCTTAACATAGCAGAAGAACCCTGGCAGCACCCATGCACTGGGGAAACCTTCACTGACAGTTATCCACAGCTTTTCAAACAGGCCGTCGATGACACCGTGCGCAAAATCAACATGATGGATAACTTCCTCATTAACGACAAAGTCACAGTTTCCGAGGTTCACGAAATGTACGGAAACAAATGCTATGACCGGGCTCTTCCATGTGGTTCCAATTTGGAAATGACACATTTTGATGTCATTTTTGAAAAGCACCCACAGCTTTAACCTTAGTTATGCACAATCTGTGCATAACTAAAAAAGTAATATTACACATCTTATCCACAAACATAGAAGATATTGTGGATAAAATGTGGGTAAATCATCGTCAGACCACAAAAGGCCGGGAATTACACTGCTGTAATTCCCGGCCTTGTTCTGTCGCTATTCGATTGTTCTTGTAAAAGAGAGGGGGATTCTCTTACAATGCTAATGATACGCCCCCGCCCTTAATTCTAACTTAAACATTTTTCAAATTATAGAAGGAATTGATCCCGCCGTAAATGGCTGTCTGTCCCAAATATTCTTCAATACGAAGCAGCTGGTTATATTTTGCCACACGGTCTGTCCGGGACGGCGCACCGGTTTTAATCTGGCCGGCGTTCATGGCCACTACCAGGTCTGCAATGGTCACATCCTCTGTTTCACCGGAACGGTGTGAAACGATGGCAGTGTATCCAGCGCGTTTTGCCATTTCAATGGCGTCCAGTGTTTCGGTCAAAGTCCCAATCTGATTTACCTTAATGAGAATGGAGTTTGCAACACCAAGGTCAATCCCTTTCTTCAGGCGCTCTGTATTTGTGACAAAGAGGTCATCGCCAACCAGCTGGATTCTTTTTCCAAGGCGCTCTGTCATAATCTTCCATCCTGCCCAGTCTTCTTCGTCCAGGCCGTCTTCGATGGAAATAATAGGATATTTGGTAATCAGGCGTTCGTAAAAGTCAATCATTTCTTCTGTTGTCAGCTCTTTACCCTCACCCTTTAATATATATTTTCCGCTTTCCTTATTGTACATTTCAGAGGCCGCAACGTCCATTGCCAGACGCACATCGTCGCCTGGACGGTAGCCGGCTGCCTGGATACCTTCGATGATGGCTTCAAGAGCTTCCTCGTTGGATTCAAGATTTGGCGCAAATCCGCCTTCATCGCCAACGCTAGTTACCAGTCCTTTTTTCTGGAGTACCTTTTTCAGGTTATGAAAGATTTCTGAACCCATGCGCAGTGCTTCGGAAAAGCTTTTTGCGCCTACGGGCATAATCATAAACTCCTGAATATCCACATTGTTGTCGGCGTGTTCGCCGCCGTTTAAGATGTTCATCATCGGGGTTGGCAATGTCTTGCCATTGACACCACCTAAATATCTGAACAAAGGCAGTCCCAGAGATTCCGCAGCCGCATACGCATTGGCCATGGAGATTCCCAAAATGGCATTTGCACCCATTTTCCCCTTATTGGGGGTCCCGTCAATGGCGATCATGGCTTCATCCAGCGCAACCTGATCTAAAGCATCCATCCCTACCAGATGTTCCGCCATATAATTAACATTCTCAACTGCTTTTAAAACGCCCTTTCCCATGTAGCGGCTGTCATCACCGTCGCGCAACTCTACCGCTTCAAAGGCACCGGTCGATGCGCCGGAAGGTACCATGCTTCTGCCCATGGAACCATCTTCCAGGTAAACATCCACCTCGATGGTCGGATTTCCTCTTGAATCCAGCACCTCACGTGCCATAATATCTTCAATATATGTACTCATTCTTTTTCCTCCTGTATTGGTTTCCTATTTCGCTATCTTTAATTATACCCACTTTTTCTTTGATTATCATTAATTTTGTTATTTTTGGCTAACTTTTTCACCAAAAAAATCCTCCTGCCCATACAGGAGGATCGTCTATTTAAAATAGTCCTGTTATCTCTCGGGGGCCACAGCCGGCTCTCCCTCTTCGTCCAGCAGAACGGTTAACCCTGCGCCGCCTTCACCATAACAGTAAAGATAAGTAATACCAGTCTCTGTATCTTCTATGATCTTCGTTCCCGCGCCATCGTCGGATACTTCATGTAAAATAACCTTAAAACGGTTTGACTTATTCTTTTTATTTTTCATCTTGAGTTTTTTGCACACTCCTTACATTTTTTAATATTATATCAGAGTCTCTCTTCTTTTTCGAGATTTTTCTGAAATTTTACCGGTTATTCACAGGTGCTTAAGCGAAACTTAAACCTGCAGCGCCTATTCAAACCGGTTATCGATGATTCTCACGGATTTCTTTTCTGAACGCGGCAGTGAACCGATAAATCCTGCTTCGGGGATAACTGTAATGCCAATTTTAGACTTAAACTGATAATTGACTTCCTTCTGGATTTCCTCCTTATCGACACCGTTCTCCACCTCAAACCGCAGATGCACAACATCCTTGCCGTTTTCATTTGCCACGATGGCCTGATATTCTGAACTGACGCCGTCGATTTCCTTTAGCAGCTCATCGATCTGCCCCGGATAAATATTAACCGCCTTCACTTTGACCATATCGTCAGTTCTTCCCACAATACGGTCGTGTCTTGGATGGTCTGAGCCACACGGGCATGGCCCTGGGATAAAACGGGTGATGTCATGGGTGCGATAACGCAGCAGCGGCCCGCCTTCCTTGTGCAGGGTCGTGAGCACCATTTCTCCATAGGCACCCTCCTCCACCGGCTTTAGCGTATCGGGGTCGATGATTTCCATAAACAGGTAATCATCCCAGTAATGCATACCACAGTGATGATGACAGTCAATGGAGATACCCGGCCCGTAAATTTCGGTCAGGCCGTAAATGTCAAAGATCTCAATTCCCAGCTCATCCACAATACGCTTACGCATTTTATCACCCCAGCGTTCTGAGCCAATAATTCCCCGCTTCAGGTTAATTTTATCCTGCAATCCCTGTTTAGCCACTTCCTCTGCCAGCACCAGAGCATATGAGGAAGTACTGGCCAGAACAGTGGTCTGCATATCCACTAACATTTTCAGCTGCTTCTGTGTATTCCCCGGCCCCATAGGGATAACCATTGCTCCAAGGCGCTCCGCCCCTGCCTGGAAACCAATCCCCGCTGTCCACAGACCATAGCCCGGCGTTATCTGGATACGGTCTTTGTTGTCCATACCCGCGTAGCGGTAGCAGCGCTCAAACATAATGGCCCAGTCCTCCACATCCTTTCTGGTATAAGGGATAATGACCGGCTGTCCAGTGGTGCCGGAAGATGAATGGATACGGACTACCTCTTCATCCGGTACAGCCTGAATTCCCAGGGGATACGCCTTTCTGAGCTCATCTTTATCGCTGAAGGGCAGCTTTCTGAAATCTTCCATGGTTTTGATATCTCCGGCCTCTACGCCGC containing:
- a CDS encoding response regulator transcription factor, whose amino-acid sequence is MKKILIIEDDLKIAELERDYLEINGFRVELAADGGTGLSSAVNDDFDLIVLDLMLPGIDGFTICRSIREEKETPIIMVSAKRDDVDKVRGLGLGADDYMVKPFSPAELVARVKAHIARFERLTSQEKRERHHIIEINRLQIDKDARRVYLREKEVTLTNREFDLLLFMAENPNIVFNKETLFERVWGLDAVGDTTTVTVHVNRLREKIEIDNREPHYIETVWGAGYRFKI
- a CDS encoding HAMP domain-containing sensor histidine kinase, whose translation is MGLRDWSIRKKLILSNIMMIVIPVVLILIIIGGTVFGLLMIMLPENQANMLFKVDGTVSTYQLQLAFDSMCEKISGKDKEDGNDLTALTNALEKLGASIAVTGGELPYLTDGVTVDEIETEAREIAGATDLENQPLFLRNDRGLVYLMPVTNQTGEKIRLLVVSSEMDFEESSSYAIWDNWDKIKLIIKISAAVVAGIAVVIVVLTGLVLAGKLYKTMIYPIKSIRDGAREIRDGVLDHPVEVYSKDELGEVCDDFEEMRIRLKESVELQQRYESSRKELIAGISHDLSTPLTSIKGYAGGLLDGVANTPEKQKHYLRTIYDTACDMEGLVDNLFLFSKLDMGKMDFQMESIPIKAYLTDFCAEAGLKIQGRSVEIQLDNQLKDKKFVSIDQTQFGRVLWNLLENSLKYAEEKNVKITITLAEEAEKVVLRFEDNGPGVEQEALEKIFDSFYRTDPARSSLKKGSGLGLSVAREIIEGFSGRIYAEASKLGGLAIVIVLPIAED
- the amrA gene encoding AmmeMemoRadiSam system protein A; amino-acid sequence: MYLKGIGIASHPPVIIPEIGGGRELMAEKTIRGMRDLALKIAEIKPKVIICITPHGNVFQDGVSVIYETKLEGDMAAYGAPEIRLEKRCDMGLLEEMNRRFAQSDCQSIFLNQKTAEEFDIERKLDHGCMVPLYYIEKYYQDYKLVHLTIGELSLIELFRTGRVLREAIEAYGKDTLILASADLSHCLKDEGPYHFNAMGPVFDERVTQGIERKDYYSILTLSPKIYEPASQCGLRPIVMALGATDSIKTHSRLFSYEGPFGVGYLSAFIDFALEEKDPINESLITRYEQDMVRQHEKRLKAEDAYLALARLTIDTWVEEGRKFDWKQYLDEVKDQKAKTALENQQGGVFVSIYKAGELRGCMGTSQAVTENIAEEIVRNAIEACAYDPRFLPVEPQELYQLEISVDILGRPEYIEALNELDPYRYGIIVEKGVNRALLLPNLPGIETVEQQVEIAKEKAGIIDMQDDFERVVIERFEVERHQTDIAF
- the eno gene encoding phosphopyruvate hydratase is translated as MSTYIEDIMAREVLDSRGNPTIEVDVYLEDGSMGRSMVPSGASTGAFEAVELRDGDDSRYMGKGVLKAVENVNYMAEHLVGMDALDQVALDEAMIAIDGTPNKGKMGANAILGISMANAYAAAESLGLPLFRYLGGVNGKTLPTPMMNILNGGEHADNNVDIQEFMIMPVGAKSFSEALRMGSEIFHNLKKVLQKKGLVTSVGDEGGFAPNLESNEEALEAIIEGIQAAGYRPGDDVRLAMDVAASEMYNKESGKYILKGEGKELTTEEMIDFYERLITKYPIISIEDGLDEEDWAGWKIMTERLGKRIQLVGDDLFVTNTERLKKGIDLGVANSILIKVNQIGTLTETLDAIEMAKRAGYTAIVSHRSGETEDVTIADLVVAMNAGQIKTGAPSRTDRVAKYNQLLRIEEYLGQTAIYGGINSFYNLKNV
- a CDS encoding DUF6440 family protein, with amino-acid sequence MKNKKNKSNRFKVILHEVSDDGAGTKIIEDTETGITYLYCYGEGGAGLTVLLDEEGEPAVAPER
- a CDS encoding phenylacetate--CoA ligase family protein, with protein sequence MIREPLEELKSLVSRLEASSPFYQRKFKECGVEAGDIKTMEDFRKLPFSDKDELRKAYPLGIQAVPDEEVVRIHSSSGTTGQPVIIPYTRKDVEDWAIMFERCYRYAGMDNKDRIQITPGYGLWTAGIGFQAGAERLGAMVIPMGPGNTQKQLKMLVDMQTTVLASTSSYALVLAEEVAKQGLQDKINLKRGIIGSERWGDKMRKRIVDELGIEIFDIYGLTEIYGPGISIDCHHHCGMHYWDDYLFMEIIDPDTLKPVEEGAYGEMVLTTLHKEGGPLLRYRTHDITRFIPGPCPCGSDHPRHDRIVGRTDDMVKVKAVNIYPGQIDELLKEIDGVSSEYQAIVANENGKDVVHLRFEVENGVDKEEIQKEVNYQFKSKIGITVIPEAGFIGSLPRSEKKSVRIIDNRFE